The following proteins come from a genomic window of Mucinivorans hirudinis:
- a CDS encoding zinc protease, producing the protein MIDRTIAPRITLPQYVKLPQVGIRHTKNGIKLLSLDAGTQSVIRLTVVFAAGTRHQSHPFLASAMLNMLSEGSEKYSSARIAEILDFFGIYYDTNIDRDYSMVTISCLNRFLPQTLELLEQMLLHPVFDENELRIYTAKRKQNIKIEREKPSFIAREEFSKALFGEEHPYGAASDEDLYDGLTGDLLMEQYAKYYVASNCFAVTSGMVSEVELEMIEELLAKIPIGASIEDEAIGEPVSIREKYIPRKNALQASIRIGRVLFPKNHPDYNGMQIVAMILGGYFGSRLVQNIREEKGYTYGIYAAMVTLKQAGYFAVATDVAAEHSEDAVREIFYEMDRLGSELVCDEELEVVRNTIVGELMRLADGPFGVADITIESEQCGKTNDSVNEFLEEVREITPLRIRELAAKYLSSESMTRVVVG; encoded by the coding sequence ACAATAGCTCCTCGAATCACTCTACCGCAGTATGTGAAATTGCCGCAGGTGGGAATTCGCCATACTAAGAACGGCATTAAGTTACTCTCGCTCGATGCCGGCACGCAGAGCGTTATTCGCTTAACGGTAGTCTTTGCGGCTGGCACTCGCCACCAAAGTCATCCCTTCTTGGCAAGCGCTATGCTTAATATGTTGTCCGAGGGGAGCGAAAAATATTCTTCGGCACGCATTGCCGAGATTCTCGATTTTTTCGGTATATACTACGACACGAATATAGACCGAGACTACTCGATGGTAACAATCAGTTGCCTGAACCGCTTTCTCCCCCAAACGCTCGAGCTGTTGGAGCAAATGTTGTTGCACCCCGTTTTTGACGAAAACGAACTACGTATATACACTGCTAAACGCAAACAAAATATTAAGATAGAGCGCGAAAAGCCTTCATTTATAGCGCGTGAGGAGTTCTCAAAGGCACTCTTCGGCGAGGAGCACCCCTATGGTGCAGCCTCGGATGAAGATTTGTATGATGGGCTGACCGGAGATTTGTTGATGGAGCAATACGCTAAGTATTATGTTGCTTCGAACTGTTTTGCGGTGACCTCGGGAATGGTCTCTGAAGTGGAGTTGGAGATGATTGAGGAGTTATTGGCAAAAATTCCTATCGGAGCATCCATAGAGGATGAGGCGATTGGCGAGCCTGTTTCTATCCGTGAAAAGTATATACCTCGAAAAAACGCCTTGCAGGCAAGCATCCGCATCGGGCGGGTACTATTCCCCAAAAACCACCCCGACTACAACGGAATGCAGATTGTGGCGATGATTCTGGGCGGATATTTCGGCAGTCGTTTGGTGCAAAATATCAGGGAGGAGAAGGGGTATACTTATGGGATTTATGCGGCGATGGTGACCCTAAAGCAGGCGGGATATTTTGCCGTTGCAACGGATGTGGCGGCGGAGCACAGCGAGGATGCCGTGCGCGAGATTTTTTATGAAATGGATAGACTTGGCAGCGAATTGGTGTGTGATGAGGAGTTGGAGGTTGTCAGGAATACGATTGTGGGTGAATTGATGCGCTTGGCAGATGGACCTTTCGGGGTGGCGGATATAACAATCGAGTCTGAGCAGTGTGGCAAAACAAACGATTCGGTTAATGAGTTTTTGGAAGAGGTACGAGAGATAACGCCCCTGAGGATACGGGAACTGGCAGCAAAATATTTGTCGTCGGAGAGTATGACACGGGTTGTGGTTGGGTAG
- a CDS encoding Dihydroneopterin aldolase yields the protein MIAKITLENIELYAFHGCYEQEQRVGNRFRVDIYLTYDAEKAAKSDNVADTINYLRAYEIVREQMLITSHILENVVDRILTKLGEEFAEILRAEVRVAKLAPPLGGHLQGVSVTMERNYSEQ from the coding sequence ATGATAGCAAAAATAACTCTCGAAAACATCGAGCTATATGCCTTTCACGGCTGCTATGAGCAGGAGCAGCGCGTGGGTAACCGCTTTCGCGTCGATATTTATTTGACTTATGATGCCGAGAAGGCGGCAAAATCGGACAACGTTGCTGATACTATAAACTACCTTCGCGCCTACGAAATTGTGCGCGAGCAGATGTTGATAACCTCTCATATTCTCGAAAATGTGGTGGATAGAATACTAACAAAGCTGGGCGAAGAGTTTGCGGAAATCCTACGTGCCGAGGTTCGAGTGGCGAAGCTTGCGCCACCTCTCGGTGGTCACCTTCAGGGTGTTAGCGTCACGATGGAGCGTAATTACTCTGAACAATAA
- a CDS encoding Ribonucleotide reductase of class II (coenzyme B12-dependent), producing the protein MLIGQNICPIFVSRKIIEKMNNKVEYSYEEAVQQARDYFRGDELAATVWVSKYALKDSWGKIFENSPEQMHERIASELARIEAKYPNPLKKEDIMELLLDFKYVVPQGGPMTGVGNDLQIASLSNCFVIGHERPADSYGGIIRIDEEQVQLMKRRGGVGHDLSHIRPTGSPVLNSALTSTGIVPFMERYSNSTREVAQDGRRGALMLSLSIKHPDAERFIDAKTTQGKVTGANVSVKIDDEFMRAVVENRSYNQQFPIVGDEPMFKNTIDARTLWNKIIHNAWQSAEPGILFWDTIIRESIPDCYADLGFVTVSTNPCGEIPLCPYDSCRLMAINLYSYVENPFTKKAKFNKELFKEHVRKAMRLMDDIIDLELEKVHMILEKIGTDPEADDIRRVERQLWEKIARKALQGRRAGLGITAEGDMLAALGLRYGTPEALEFAVEIQKTLALEAYRSSVEMAAERGAFEMYDTERERNNPMIARIREAEPELYATMEKVGRRNVAMLTIAPTGTTSLMTQTTSGIEPVFMPVYKRRRKVNPSDKDVKVTFVDEVGDSWEEYNVFHHKFKTWLHINGYDFSKMSDDEIDEAVEKSPYHKATSNDIDWVSKVRMQGAIQKWVDHSISVTVNLPEDVDEELVAQVYLTAWQEGCKGVTVYRDGSRAGVLVKKDSGEKQGVLPNKRPESLEADVVRFKNGKEEWIAFVGLYNGIPYEIFTGKKEEDTLYIPPRVTKGRIIKVLEADGAKRYDFQYDDKYGYTNTIGGISRLFDEGFWNYAKLISGVLRNAMPITDVVNLVTSLRLDSETINTWKNGVARALYKYIPNGTKAKGGTVCPECGQESLQYQEGCLVCTSCGHSKCG; encoded by the coding sequence TTGTTAATAGGGCAAAATATTTGCCCTATTTTTGTATCAAGAAAAATAATCGAAAAGATGAATAATAAGGTAGAATACAGCTATGAAGAGGCGGTGCAACAGGCGCGCGACTACTTCCGCGGTGATGAACTTGCCGCCACAGTGTGGGTGAGCAAATATGCCCTCAAAGATTCGTGGGGTAAAATTTTTGAAAACTCCCCCGAGCAGATGCACGAGCGTATCGCATCTGAGTTGGCACGAATTGAAGCAAAATATCCTAATCCGCTTAAAAAGGAGGATATTATGGAGTTGCTTCTTGATTTTAAGTATGTTGTGCCGCAGGGCGGACCGATGACGGGCGTGGGTAATGATTTGCAAATTGCCTCTCTGTCAAACTGCTTTGTAATTGGACACGAACGCCCTGCCGACTCCTACGGCGGCATCATCCGCATCGATGAGGAGCAGGTGCAGCTGATGAAGCGGCGCGGTGGCGTTGGGCACGACCTCTCGCACATTCGTCCAACGGGCAGCCCGGTTCTGAACTCTGCACTCACCAGCACCGGCATCGTTCCATTTATGGAGCGCTACTCCAACTCAACTCGGGAGGTGGCGCAGGACGGTCGTCGCGGTGCGTTGATGCTTTCGCTCTCGATAAAGCACCCTGATGCAGAACGTTTTATTGATGCCAAGACGACACAGGGCAAAGTTACGGGAGCAAATGTTTCAGTAAAGATTGATGATGAGTTTATGCGGGCTGTGGTTGAGAATAGGAGCTACAATCAGCAGTTCCCAATCGTGGGCGATGAGCCGATGTTCAAGAACACAATCGATGCTCGCACACTCTGGAACAAGATCATACACAATGCTTGGCAGAGTGCCGAGCCGGGTATTTTATTCTGGGATACGATTATACGTGAGTCAATTCCTGACTGCTATGCCGATTTGGGATTCGTTACCGTTTCGACAAACCCCTGTGGCGAGATTCCACTCTGTCCCTACGACTCGTGTCGCTTGATGGCAATCAACCTATACAGCTACGTCGAAAATCCGTTTACCAAAAAGGCTAAATTCAACAAAGAACTATTCAAAGAGCACGTTCGCAAGGCGATGCGTCTGATGGACGACATTATCGACTTGGAGTTGGAAAAGGTGCATATGATTCTCGAGAAAATTGGCACAGACCCCGAGGCGGACGATATCCGACGAGTGGAGCGCCAGTTGTGGGAGAAGATTGCGCGCAAGGCTCTGCAAGGTCGTCGTGCAGGTTTGGGCATCACTGCCGAGGGGGATATGTTGGCAGCCTTGGGGCTGCGATACGGTACGCCGGAGGCTCTTGAGTTTGCTGTCGAAATTCAAAAAACTTTGGCTCTGGAGGCTTACCGCAGCTCGGTGGAGATGGCAGCAGAGCGTGGCGCTTTTGAGATGTACGACACTGAGCGCGAACGCAATAACCCGATGATTGCACGCATTCGCGAGGCTGAACCCGAACTATACGCAACGATGGAGAAGGTGGGAAGACGCAACGTCGCTATGCTAACTATTGCGCCAACGGGCACTACTTCGCTTATGACGCAGACCACCAGCGGTATAGAACCTGTCTTTATGCCGGTTTATAAACGTCGCCGCAAGGTCAATCCCAGCGATAAGGATGTGAAGGTTACTTTTGTTGATGAGGTTGGTGATTCTTGGGAGGAGTACAACGTTTTCCACCACAAGTTCAAAACGTGGCTACATATCAATGGTTATGACTTCTCGAAAATGAGCGATGATGAGATTGATGAGGCTGTAGAAAAATCACCCTACCACAAGGCAACAAGCAACGATATTGATTGGGTGAGCAAGGTGCGGATGCAGGGTGCTATTCAGAAATGGGTAGACCACTCGATTTCTGTTACTGTTAATCTGCCAGAGGATGTTGATGAAGAGTTGGTTGCGCAGGTCTATTTGACCGCTTGGCAGGAGGGATGTAAGGGGGTGACGGTCTATCGCGACGGCTCGCGTGCGGGTGTATTGGTCAAAAAGGATAGCGGCGAAAAACAGGGCGTTCTACCAAATAAACGCCCCGAATCACTTGAGGCAGACGTAGTCCGTTTCAAAAATGGTAAAGAGGAGTGGATAGCATTCGTAGGTCTCTATAATGGAATACCTTACGAAATATTTACCGGTAAAAAAGAGGAGGATACACTCTATATTCCCCCGCGCGTAACTAAGGGGCGTATCATCAAGGTTTTAGAGGCTGACGGAGCGAAACGCTATGATTTCCAGTACGATGATAAGTATGGTTATACCAACACCATAGGCGGCATCTCGCGTCTGTTCGATGAAGGATTTTGGAACTATGCCAAGTTGATTTCGGGCGTATTGCGCAACGCTATGCCCATCACGGATGTTGTGAACCTCGTTACGTCATTACGCCTTGATAGCGAGACGATTAATACTTGGAAAAATGGTGTGGCACGTGCCTTGTATAAATATATACCCAATGGCACGAAGGCTAAGGGTGGTACTGTCTGCCCCGAGTGCGGACAGGAGTCCTTGCAGTACCAGGAAGGGTGTTTGGTTTGCACCTCTTGCGGGCACAGTAAGTGTGGCTAG
- a CDS encoding Mobile element protein → MIRYTIKLSAAEVAELQTIIKKGSHSAHSFRVAHILLSCDKGEFSDNKGITNESICKVLKIGARTIDRVKKRFVEEGFEEVLERRPSGQLYQKKVDGDLEAKIVALCCSEPPAGFSKWSLRMLSNKVVELQYVDYISHVSVSNVLKKTNLSLGK, encoded by the coding sequence ATGATTCGTTACACTATCAAATTATCGGCAGCGGAGGTTGCCGAGCTTCAGACAATAATAAAAAAGGGAAGCCATAGTGCTCATTCTTTTCGTGTTGCTCATATTTTATTGAGTTGCGACAAGGGAGAATTTTCTGACAATAAAGGGATTACCAATGAGAGTATTTGTAAGGTTTTGAAGATTGGAGCAAGGACAATCGACAGAGTTAAGAAACGATTTGTCGAAGAAGGCTTTGAGGAGGTACTCGAACGTCGCCCTTCGGGTCAGCTCTATCAGAAAAAAGTAGATGGTGATTTAGAAGCCAAGATAGTAGCATTGTGTTGTAGCGAACCGCCAGCAGGATTTTCCAAATGGTCTTTGCGAATGCTTTCTAATAAAGTTGTTGAATTGCAGTATGTTGATTACATTTCACACGTTAGTGTGTCTAATGTATTAAAAAAAACGAACTTAAGCCTTGGAAAGTAA
- a CDS encoding Mobile element protein — protein MIPPEQSANFVANMERVLDVYKQPYNEEYPVVCMDESPKQLIEEVASIPMKPGQDARVDYEYIRHGTVNIFIANEPLTGRRIVDVTDFKTKADWAKFIKKISDEYPTAKKIKLVMDNFKTHDGSAFYEIFPPEQAKELWDRFEFILTPKHGSWLNMAEIELHVLNGQCLNRHIPTKEKVIAEVEAWQNHRNNANLKINWQFTNEDARIKLKKLYPSIQN, from the coding sequence GTGATTCCGCCTGAGCAGAGTGCTAATTTTGTGGCTAATATGGAGCGAGTGTTGGATGTTTATAAGCAGCCCTATAATGAAGAGTATCCGGTTGTTTGTATGGACGAGTCGCCAAAGCAGCTAATTGAAGAAGTTGCATCAATTCCAATGAAACCGGGGCAGGATGCAAGAGTAGATTATGAATACATTAGGCACGGAACGGTAAATATATTCATTGCCAATGAACCCCTTACAGGTAGGAGAATAGTGGATGTTACGGATTTTAAGACAAAAGCAGATTGGGCAAAATTCATCAAGAAAATATCTGATGAATATCCCACTGCCAAGAAGATAAAATTGGTTATGGATAACTTCAAAACTCACGATGGTTCTGCTTTTTATGAGATTTTTCCACCTGAGCAGGCAAAGGAGTTATGGGATAGATTTGAGTTTATTTTAACTCCCAAGCACGGCAGTTGGTTGAATATGGCAGAGATAGAGTTACACGTGCTCAATGGTCAGTGTTTGAATAGGCATATTCCTACCAAAGAAAAAGTTATCGCTGAGGTAGAAGCGTGGCAAAACCATCGAAATAACGCAAACTTGAAAATTAACTGGCAATTTACAAATGAAGATGCAAGAATAAAACTCAAAAAATTATATCCGTCAATTCAAAATTAA
- a CDS encoding alkyl sulfatase has protein sequence MGLAQTEASSYTVQKNKALLKYLPFDNKDDLRDATRGFIGTIDEPVIKNADASVSYDIAGWDFLMGDAPTTVNPSLWRQGQLNRIHGLFEVVPDKIYQIRGFDLANMSFVRTDKGWVIVDVLTSKSAAKAGYDLLKKHLGDLPVKAVIFTHPHMDHFAGIDAIIEGAPNKDIEIIAPEAFFEHAVSENAMAGVAMGRRSLYMYGVLLPKNGKGSVGSGLGQVNSIGEQGNALPTIDIKATGEKLKIDGLQMEFIFAQATEAPTEIMVYFPQYKAFCTAEEINRTLHNLITLRGAQVRNGRNWSKVIDEAIRIYGDDVEVSFGTHHWPTWGNKEIVEYWENQRDIYRYIHDQTLRLANSGFTPNEISEMIKLPAGLDQRFYNRGYYGTLSHNSKAQYQLYFGWFDGNPANLNTLPPKELGEHYVKAMGGADKVLEVANASYMEGEYRWVATLLNNLVFAQPDNRQARELLAKCYDQLGYQAESGPWRNFYLTGAQELRQGAEKNIHPLNLSAESFAITPLEDLLDFLAIQINGEKAAASNAVINLIIKDKNEKATMILSNGALTNRVGYLAQNPTAEISIDKIDLINIFLGKTTMDELVKNNKVSVKGLPTALSRLTNTMEQPDKCFNIVEP, from the coding sequence TTGGGTTTGGCTCAAACGGAGGCTTCGTCTTACACTGTGCAGAAAAATAAAGCTCTGCTAAAGTACCTCCCATTCGACAACAAGGATGACCTCAGGGATGCCACCCGCGGTTTTATCGGCACAATAGATGAGCCCGTAATCAAAAACGCAGACGCGAGCGTGAGCTACGATATTGCCGGTTGGGACTTTTTAATGGGAGATGCCCCCACTACGGTCAATCCGAGTCTTTGGCGGCAGGGGCAACTCAACCGAATACACGGACTCTTCGAGGTAGTCCCCGATAAGATTTACCAAATCAGAGGTTTCGACCTTGCCAATATGAGCTTCGTACGTACAGACAAAGGTTGGGTTATAGTGGATGTATTAACCTCTAAATCAGCCGCTAAAGCCGGATACGACCTGCTCAAAAAACACTTGGGCGACCTTCCAGTCAAGGCAGTGATTTTCACCCACCCACATATGGACCACTTTGCCGGAATCGATGCCATCATTGAGGGTGCTCCAAATAAAGACATCGAGATTATCGCTCCCGAGGCTTTCTTTGAACACGCCGTAAGCGAAAACGCAATGGCAGGAGTGGCTATGGGACGTCGCTCGCTCTATATGTACGGCGTTTTGTTGCCAAAAAACGGTAAGGGCAGTGTGGGTAGTGGTTTAGGGCAGGTCAATTCCATTGGCGAACAGGGTAACGCTTTGCCGACTATCGACATTAAGGCAACAGGCGAGAAGCTGAAAATAGACGGTCTACAGATGGAGTTCATATTTGCTCAAGCCACCGAAGCACCCACCGAAATTATGGTCTACTTCCCTCAGTACAAAGCATTCTGCACGGCAGAGGAGATAAATCGCACACTCCACAATCTTATCACTTTGCGCGGAGCACAGGTTCGTAACGGGCGCAATTGGAGCAAGGTCATTGACGAGGCTATTCGCATCTATGGCGACGACGTGGAGGTCTCTTTCGGTACACACCACTGGCCTACGTGGGGCAACAAAGAGATTGTTGAGTATTGGGAAAATCAGCGTGACATATACCGCTACATTCACGACCAAACTCTTCGCTTGGCAAATAGCGGATTCACACCCAACGAAATATCGGAGATGATAAAACTTCCAGCCGGCTTAGACCAACGGTTCTATAACCGCGGCTACTACGGCACTCTCAGCCATAACTCCAAGGCTCAATACCAGCTCTATTTCGGATGGTTCGACGGTAACCCCGCCAATCTGAACACACTCCCGCCCAAAGAACTCGGAGAGCACTATGTCAAGGCTATGGGCGGTGCGGACAAAGTACTTGAGGTGGCAAATGCCTCATATATGGAGGGTGAATACCGCTGGGTGGCAACTCTGCTCAACAATTTGGTATTTGCTCAACCCGACAACAGGCAAGCGCGCGAGCTTCTGGCGAAGTGCTACGACCAGCTCGGCTACCAAGCCGAGAGTGGTCCCTGGCGTAACTTCTATCTAACCGGTGCGCAAGAGTTGCGTCAAGGTGCCGAGAAGAATATCCACCCGCTAAACCTCTCGGCTGAAAGTTTTGCAATCACACCATTGGAAGATTTGCTCGATTTTCTCGCCATCCAAATTAACGGTGAAAAGGCGGCGGCAAGTAATGCAGTAATTAACCTCATTATCAAGGATAAGAATGAGAAGGCAACTATGATACTAAGCAACGGCGCATTGACAAATCGAGTGGGATACCTTGCCCAAAATCCTACTGCGGAAATTTCAATAGACAAAATCGACCTAATCAATATTTTCTTGGGCAAAACAACTATGGATGAGTTGGTGAAGAACAATAAGGTCTCGGTAAAAGGCTTGCCCACAGCACTTTCACGCCTTACCAATACAATGGAACAACCGGATAAATGTTTCAATATTGTTGAACCATAA